One genomic segment of Desulfomicrobium sp. ZS1 includes these proteins:
- a CDS encoding Na/Pi cotransporter family protein, translating into MFNILIQTLGGLGIFILGMKLMTEGLQMAAGNRIRNVLKAVSDNRVVGFATGAAVTALVQSSSATTVMLISFVSAGLMSLTQAVGVMLGCNVGTTMTAQLIAFKLSALALPAIALGVPLKYFSTRKKYRYLGEVILGFGLLFFGMTVMGEGLKPLRLEPEFIAFFTKFNASSLGGILLCVATGCGLTMILQSSSATVGLTMALATQGLLDFPSAMALVLGENIGTTITAELATIGSTNIDAHRAARSNTMFNVLGVVIMLLIFPWFLQGVEWLTQLMGVPPWDVHVGQEYPHIGRYLANGHTLFNLTNAFVFLIFLPVLVRVGTLLSPSDKTTGDSLFRQPVFDQHVEDNPVAALAQVRGEIHRMSLTVQAAYNNALECLETRDHRTIRQRQRFEDQVNAMHRAISTFLAKTMQSEINEETSNDIAEQMRVVNNLERIGDAVEAFGLLCEDIVDKELKFNEVAMRDLFIIAAKVDEFLKMISDALIRQPEHFMERAEAAERTIDAMRESMREAHIERLKIGKCGIEGGLTFINLLARLEKIGDYCYSIARSVTSEH; encoded by the coding sequence ATGTTCAATATTTTGATCCAGACCCTTGGAGGACTCGGCATTTTCATCCTCGGGATGAAGCTTATGACCGAGGGCCTGCAGATGGCCGCCGGTAACAGGATACGCAACGTCCTCAAGGCCGTGTCCGACAACAGGGTGGTGGGCTTCGCCACGGGCGCGGCCGTCACCGCCCTGGTGCAGTCATCCTCGGCCACCACGGTCATGCTCATCAGCTTCGTGTCGGCGGGGCTCATGTCCCTGACCCAGGCCGTGGGCGTGATGCTGGGCTGCAACGTGGGCACGACCATGACCGCCCAGCTCATCGCTTTCAAGCTTTCCGCCCTAGCCCTGCCGGCCATTGCCCTCGGCGTGCCCCTCAAGTATTTTTCCACGCGCAAGAAATACCGCTATCTCGGTGAAGTCATCCTCGGTTTCGGCCTGCTTTTTTTCGGCATGACGGTCATGGGCGAGGGCCTCAAGCCCCTGCGCCTGGAGCCTGAGTTCATCGCCTTTTTCACCAAGTTCAACGCCTCCTCTTTAGGCGGGATACTTCTTTGCGTGGCCACGGGCTGCGGACTGACCATGATCTTGCAGTCCTCCTCGGCCACGGTGGGCCTGACCATGGCCCTGGCCACCCAAGGACTGCTCGACTTTCCCTCGGCCATGGCCCTGGTGCTGGGCGAAAACATCGGCACCACCATCACCGCCGAGTTGGCCACCATCGGATCGACCAATATCGATGCCCATCGGGCGGCGCGGTCCAACACCATGTTCAATGTGCTTGGAGTGGTGATCATGCTGCTCATATTCCCCTGGTTCTTGCAGGGGGTTGAATGGCTCACCCAACTCATGGGCGTTCCGCCCTGGGATGTGCATGTGGGACAGGAATACCCGCATATAGGCCGCTATCTGGCCAACGGTCACACGCTTTTCAATTTGACCAACGCCTTCGTTTTTCTGATCTTTTTGCCCGTGTTGGTGAGGGTAGGCACCTTGCTTTCCCCTAGTGACAAGACCACGGGAGACTCTCTCTTCCGTCAACCGGTCTTTGATCAGCACGTTGAAGACAACCCTGTTGCGGCCCTGGCTCAGGTTCGCGGCGAAATCCACCGCATGTCCCTGACCGTGCAGGCGGCGTACAACAACGCCCTGGAATGCCTGGAGACGCGGGATCACCGCACCATCCGCCAGCGCCAGCGTTTCGAGGACCAGGTCAACGCCATGCACCGGGCCATCTCTACCTTCCTGGCCAAGACCATGCAAAGCGAGATCAACGAAGAAACGTCCAACGACATCGCCGAGCAGATGCGCGTCGTCAACAATCTTGAGCGTATCGGTGATGCCGTGGAGGCGTTTGGGCTGCTGTGCGAAGACATTGTCGACAAGGAACTCAAATTCAATGAAGTCGCCATGCGCGATCTGTTTATCATCGCCGCCAAGGTCGATGAATTTCTGAAAATGATCAGCGATGCCCTGATCAGGCAGCCGGAACATTTCATGGAACGGGCCGAGGCGGCCGAGCGGACCATCGACGCCATGCGCGAGTCCATGCGTGAAGCCCACATCGAGCGGCTCAAGATCGGCAAATGCGGGATCGAAGGCGGCTTGACTTTTATCAACCTACTGGCACGGCTCGAAAAAATTGGCGATTATTGCTATTCCATCGCCCGCTCCGTGACCTCCGAGCACTAG
- a CDS encoding ATP-binding protein, whose product MRFSFFSSIRAILVFLVLLAMLPALGIMLCSGYSLREHMIVDAEEAALRQIHGMASHHEQVVENARLLLATLAKAHEIQTLDPLGSQLLLEEMLTRNEAYVALVLSDPAGRIVAVSPVDSFSSIAGEVYFQDAKQGMRFVTGMYHLRQGVRSVVMEFAQPVMDREGGLRGVLVALFDLNYFGRIFAAAHLPEGSVFTLTDAEGIRLTRFPETEKYTWVPDLPYMIEKMSAGADQGTFLDKGVDGVRRLYGFKRVQFEDAHSPPLMIRLGQPEDLALAEARRALVRDMVLLVLAAVLAVATAWFVGNLTIMRRLERLMAAADRLGTGDLSTRTMLDHDKGELGVLAAAFDRMAESLQIQDFDRRRAEHECCQLNTELEERVASRTAELAKANKELQTALGNLRQAQGQLVMSEKLAALGGLVAGVAHEINTPVGVALSASSTMAEKNRILNALFTKGEMKRSDLTEYLESTREGLEMSLLNLNRASDLIRSFKMVAADQVSESRRSFNVREYIGQVLLSLRPKLKKTPHRVEVECDEDLVIESYPGALSQILTNFIVNSLTHAFGEGQAGLIRIAVAKNDGTLSLTYSDDGCGIAPEVQDRIFEPFYTTARAKGSTGLGLHIVFNIVTVTLGGTVTCCSALGQGTTFQVRVPV is encoded by the coding sequence ATGCGATTTTCGTTTTTCTCTTCCATCCGCGCGATTCTTGTCTTTCTCGTACTTTTGGCGATGCTCCCGGCTCTTGGGATCATGCTGTGCTCGGGCTACTCGCTCCGGGAACACATGATCGTCGATGCCGAAGAGGCGGCCTTGCGTCAGATTCACGGCATGGCTTCGCATCACGAACAGGTTGTCGAGAACGCCCGCTTGTTGCTGGCCACCCTGGCCAAGGCGCATGAGATCCAGACCCTCGATCCCCTGGGATCGCAGCTTTTGCTGGAGGAGATGCTGACCCGCAATGAAGCCTACGTTGCCTTGGTCTTGTCCGATCCTGCCGGTCGCATTGTGGCGGTCTCTCCGGTGGATTCCTTTTCCTCCATCGCAGGCGAGGTCTATTTTCAGGACGCCAAACAGGGCATGCGCTTTGTGACGGGCATGTATCACCTGCGCCAAGGCGTCCGAAGCGTGGTCATGGAATTCGCCCAGCCGGTCATGGATCGGGAGGGAGGGCTGCGCGGAGTGCTGGTGGCCTTGTTTGACCTGAACTACTTCGGGCGCATATTCGCCGCCGCCCACTTGCCCGAAGGTTCTGTTTTCACTCTGACCGACGCCGAAGGCATCCGCCTGACCCGGTTTCCGGAAACCGAGAAATACACCTGGGTGCCCGATTTGCCTTATATGATAGAGAAGATGTCGGCGGGCGCGGACCAGGGCACTTTTCTGGATAAGGGTGTTGACGGGGTGCGGCGGCTCTACGGTTTCAAGCGCGTGCAGTTCGAGGATGCCCATTCGCCGCCGCTCATGATCCGCCTTGGGCAGCCCGAGGATCTGGCCCTGGCTGAGGCGAGGCGGGCGCTGGTGCGTGACATGGTTTTGCTTGTGCTGGCTGCGGTCCTGGCTGTGGCCACCGCCTGGTTCGTGGGGAATCTGACTATAATGCGTCGTCTGGAGCGGCTGATGGCAGCGGCTGATCGCCTTGGTACCGGTGATTTGAGCACGCGTACCATGCTCGACCATGACAAGGGCGAACTTGGGGTGCTTGCCGCCGCGTTCGACCGCATGGCCGAGAGTCTCCAAATTCAGGATTTCGACCGGCGACGGGCCGAACATGAATGCTGCCAACTGAACACGGAGCTCGAAGAACGGGTGGCGAGTCGCACCGCCGAATTGGCGAAAGCCAATAAGGAATTGCAGACCGCCCTGGGGAACCTTCGTCAGGCCCAGGGCCAGCTGGTCATGTCTGAGAAGCTCGCGGCCCTGGGCGGACTGGTGGCCGGAGTGGCTCACGAAATCAATACGCCCGTGGGTGTGGCTCTGTCCGCTTCGTCGACCATGGCTGAGAAGAACCGCATTTTAAACGCGCTTTTCACGAAAGGGGAAATGAAGCGTTCGGATCTGACCGAGTATCTGGAGTCCACTCGCGAAGGGCTTGAGATGAGTCTTTTGAACCTGAATCGCGCTTCCGATCTGATCCGCAGTTTCAAGATGGTCGCGGCGGACCAGGTCTCCGAATCGCGGCGCAGCTTCAACGTGCGGGAATACATCGGGCAGGTGCTCCTGAGCCTGCGGCCAAAGCTCAAGAAGACGCCGCATCGCGTCGAGGTGGAGTGCGACGAGGATCTGGTCATTGAGAGCTATCCCGGGGCGCTTTCCCAGATCCTGACCAACTTCATCGTCAACTCCCTGACTCATGCCTTTGGCGAGGGGCAGGCCGGTCTGATCCGCATTGCGGTCGCCAAGAATGACGGCACGCTGAGCCTGACTTATTCCGACGACGGATGCGGCATTGCCCCGGAAGTGCAGGACA
- the ppsA gene encoding phosphoenolpyruvate synthase: MDKQNAFVLWFDELGIEDVPLVGGKNASLGEMYRNLVPKGVPIPNGFAITAHAYRHLLKASGAMDKIRAIMEGLDTHDMDNLMERGSRIRALIRNLEIPADLQSAIIQAYRKLEETYGANVDVAVRSSATAEDLPDASFAGQQETYLNIRGAEDLMDACQRCFASLFTNRAISYRQDKGFDHFSIALSIGVQKMVRSDLSASGVMFSIDTETGFKDAVFLTGAWGLGENVVQGAVNPDEWYVFKPTLKKGFKPIIMKRVGGKAIKMIYTTDAKAPTKNVAVPEEDRRRLVISDEEVVALARMACTIEEHYSAHRGQFTPMDIEWAKDGQTGELFIVQARPETVHSMKDLAVLKKYVLLEKGETLVEGQSVGELIGQGPVQVIKSAGMIHTFRKGEVLVTDMTDPDWEPIMKIASAIVTNRGGRTCHAAIVSRELGIPCIVGTGNATMKLNQGEEVTVDCSEGSIGSVYRGLVPFEVQETDLGTLPKPKTKIMMNLASPEQAFEKSFIPNEGVGLAREEFIINSYIKIHPLALLNYEDLPDDILKRAIADMTSGYADKAEFFVDKLAEGVGMIAAAFYPKQVIVRLSDFKSNEYANLIGGKLFEPDEENPMIGWRGASRYYSPNYKAAFGLECRAMKKIREDMGLTNVEIMIPFPRTVEEAKKVIETMAEFGLRQGENGLKIIGMCEIPSNVIMAEEFLEVFDGFSIGTNDLTQLILGVDRDSSLVAHVYDERNPAVKRFVRQVIEVAVKKGKYIGICGQAPSDYPEFAEFVVECGIESMSLNPDTVIKTTLIVAELEKKLGLG; encoded by the coding sequence GTGGATAAACAAAACGCCTTTGTGCTCTGGTTTGACGAGCTTGGAATAGAAGATGTGCCGCTGGTCGGCGGTAAGAACGCAAGCCTTGGCGAGATGTACCGCAACCTTGTGCCCAAGGGCGTGCCCATCCCGAACGGTTTCGCGATCACCGCCCATGCCTATCGCCATTTGCTCAAGGCTTCCGGGGCCATGGACAAGATCAGGGCCATCATGGAGGGCCTTGATACCCACGACATGGACAACCTCATGGAACGGGGCAGCCGCATCCGCGCCCTCATACGCAATCTCGAAATCCCGGCGGACCTGCAGAGCGCCATCATTCAGGCCTATCGCAAGCTGGAGGAAACATACGGGGCGAACGTGGACGTGGCCGTGCGTTCCTCGGCCACGGCCGAGGACCTGCCCGACGCCAGCTTCGCCGGTCAGCAGGAGACCTACCTGAACATCCGCGGCGCGGAAGACCTCATGGACGCCTGCCAGCGTTGCTTTGCCTCTCTTTTCACCAACAGGGCCATTTCCTACCGCCAGGACAAGGGATTCGACCATTTCTCCATCGCCCTGTCCATCGGCGTGCAGAAGATGGTGCGCTCGGACCTGTCGGCCAGCGGCGTCATGTTCTCCATCGACACCGAGACCGGCTTCAAGGACGCGGTCTTCCTGACTGGGGCCTGGGGCCTCGGAGAAAACGTGGTCCAGGGCGCGGTCAACCCCGATGAATGGTACGTCTTCAAGCCCACGCTCAAAAAAGGGTTCAAGCCCATCATCATGAAGCGGGTCGGCGGCAAGGCCATCAAAATGATCTACACCACCGACGCCAAGGCTCCGACCAAGAACGTGGCCGTGCCCGAAGAGGACCGGCGCAGGCTGGTCATAAGCGACGAGGAGGTCGTGGCCCTGGCCCGCATGGCCTGCACCATCGAGGAACATTACAGCGCCCATCGCGGCCAGTTCACGCCCATGGACATCGAATGGGCCAAGGACGGCCAGACAGGAGAGCTCTTCATCGTCCAGGCCAGGCCCGAGACCGTGCATTCCATGAAAGACCTGGCCGTGCTCAAGAAATACGTACTCCTGGAAAAGGGGGAAACGCTGGTCGAAGGCCAGTCGGTGGGCGAGCTCATCGGTCAGGGGCCGGTGCAGGTCATCAAGTCGGCGGGGATGATCCACACCTTCCGCAAAGGCGAGGTGCTGGTCACGGATATGACCGACCCGGACTGGGAGCCGATCATGAAGATCGCCTCGGCCATCGTCACCAACCGTGGAGGCAGGACCTGCCACGCGGCCATCGTCAGTCGGGAACTGGGCATCCCCTGCATTGTCGGCACAGGGAACGCGACCATGAAGCTGAACCAGGGCGAGGAAGTGACCGTGGACTGCTCCGAGGGATCCATCGGCAGTGTTTACCGAGGGCTTGTGCCTTTTGAAGTCCAGGAGACGGATCTTGGCACCCTGCCCAAACCCAAAACCAAGATCATGATGAACCTGGCCAGTCCCGAGCAGGCCTTCGAGAAGAGCTTCATCCCCAACGAAGGAGTGGGCCTGGCGCGGGAAGAATTCATCATCAACTCCTATATCAAGATCCACCCCCTGGCGCTTCTGAACTACGAGGACCTGCCTGACGACATTCTAAAGCGCGCCATCGCCGACATGACCTCAGGCTATGCCGACAAGGCGGAATTTTTTGTCGACAAGCTGGCCGAAGGGGTGGGCATGATCGCGGCCGCCTTCTACCCCAAGCAGGTCATCGTGCGCCTCTCGGATTTCAAGTCCAACGAATACGCCAACCTCATCGGCGGCAAGCTTTTCGAGCCCGACGAGGAGAACCCCATGATCGGCTGGCGCGGGGCCTCGCGCTACTACTCCCCGAACTACAAGGCGGCCTTTGGCCTTGAATGCCGGGCCATGAAAAAGATCCGCGAGGACATGGGCCTGACCAACGTCGAAATCATGATCCCCTTCCCGCGCACCGTGGAGGAAGCCAAGAAAGTCATCGAGACCATGGCCGAGTTCGGCCTGCGGCAGGGCGAGAATGGCCTGAAAATCATCGGCATGTGCGAGATCCCGTCCAACGTGATCATGGCCGAGGAGTTCCTGGAGGTTTTCGACGGCTTCTCCATCGGCACCAACGACCTGACCCAGCTCATTTTGGGCGTGGACCGCGATTCGTCCCTGGTGGCCCACGTCTATGACGAGCGCAATCCGGCGGTGAAGCGGTTCGTCAGGCAGGTCATCGAGGTGGCGGTGAAAAAGGGCAAGTACATCGGCATCTGCGGCCAGGCTCCGAGCGACTACCCCGAGTTCGCCGAGTTCGTGGTCGAGTGCGGCATCGAGTCCATGTCCCTGAACCCCGACACGGTCATCAAGACCACCCTCATCGTGGCCGAGCTGGAAAAGAAGCTGGGCCTTGGTTGA